The genomic segment CGTGTTCTGCGCCATTACGGGCATTGCATGCGTACAGACCAGAAGCAAACATGACAACCATAGAATCTCCTTCATTCGAACCAACCCTCCTTTATTAAACGAAACCATTGCCTGCTGGATCAACGGACGTTTCTTTATGGTGCGTTCCCCCTAACAAACAAAAAAAGCCACAAAGGGTCATCCCCTTTCGGGTGTATGAACCTTCGTGGCCTTTTTTTGCTATTTATGATCCACTCCCTGTCAACCATCAACAGGGAATAGGGTATCCGTGGACTTTGCTCTCGTACGATCGGCTTCAGCCGAAATTAAGAGATCTCACTACAACAAGCTGTGCTATGAAGTCAAATAGTTTTTGTCCGGCGGCTTTCCTGCTTTCCCGATTTATAAGGCAATGTCAAGAACCCCGGACAGGCAAACGATCTGATAAGGGGGCCAAAAACCCGGTCACCACTCAGAACCGCGGTTGATTGCTTAAAAAAACAACACTGCTTGGCGCAGTGCTGCATTTTCACGAATCAGGGCCGCCTTATCCTCCTCAGCCCACCGTTGGCTGATGAAAAATCCCGCAGCAAAGCCCAAACAAAAGATGGCGAAAATAATAACGGTAAACCACCGACCGTACTGCCACCATTTGAACCGTATGTATCTTTTGCGATGGAATTGTTTCATGGTCATAGTATCGTCCCGCATGCGATAGTCCTAATCGGGGGAAACAGGGGGTATCAACCCCGAAGAGAACCCTTGCCGTTCATCATTGATCAAAACCTTTTTCCGCTTTGGTTCCCGTATAGCGTCACGCCCCTCATCATTATCAACAACAAAGAGACGAGGGGGTTCGAGGTAACGATATAATCCAAAACCAAAAAAATTATATCACCTTTTTGCTTCAAAAAACCACTGAAACCGCTTATTTGAAGTTGTCAGATGCCGGCGCATAACCGTCGAAGGCGCTTCGTATGGAACTTTCAGGATCCGTAACAGGCCAAACGATCCTTGAGAACGGCTCCTCATCTGTGTTAGACTATGCCGATCAAAGCATAAACGCACCTAACAACTTGAATATAAAATATAAAAAACAGTGCTTGCCGGATTTGTCGGCCCGTTTTTATCACACTGTGTATCGGAGCGAAAATATTTGAATTGGGGGTTGTTGTACCATGCCGTTTAGACCATGATGGGTTGACCGGTGACCGCAAGTGGGCCAACAACTGAGACTTACGTAACAGGAAAGTAAGACGGGGAAAAATGGATAAAATCAAGGAATCCATCCTCTTGGTTGACGATCAGCCGGCCAACCTTCAGGTGCTTATTCATACACTGGAGAGGCTCGGATGCAAGCTTTTGGTTGCCAAAAACGGCAAGGCGGCCTTGGCGATTGCGCAAAAAGCGCGCCCGGATCTCATTTTGCTGGATATCATGATGCCGGGAATCAACGGATTTGAGGTGTGCCGACAGTTGAAAGAGAATCCGGACACGCAGAAAATACCTGTGATTTTCCTTTCCGCGCTTGATGAAACAGGCGATAAGGTGCATGGGCTGCAACTTGGTGCAGTGGACTATGTGGCCAAGCCCTTCCAGCCTGAGGAAATAATCGCCCGTGTGAACACCCATCTGACTATCCAACGCCTGAGCCGCGAAGTGCAACGGCAAAAAGATGAACTGGAGCATGAATTGCAGATCGTATCGCAACTCCAACGAAACCTTTTGCCTGAGCACCTGCCGCAAGTCGATGGGTTAAAACTTGCAGTGCACTATGAACCCTGCCGCTATACAGGCGGTGATTACTACGACGTTCTGAAACTGCCGAACGGCCTGCTGGCCATTCTGATGGCTGATGTGGAAGGCCATAGCGCGCCGGCGACAGTCATGATGGCCATAACCTGTGCCCTGTTTCGTTCATGCCCGACCTGCCATACCAACCCGGATCAGTTGCTCTCCTGCATCAACGAAAACCTTTGTAAAGTGAACATGGAAAGCTTTGTCTCAGCAATCTACGCTGTTTACGACCCGCGTTGCAGAAAACTGAAAATCGCTCGCGCCGGTCATCCACTTCCTATTCTCTACAGACCTTCCGAGAAAAAAACGACTGAAATACCCTGTGACGGCGTATTTCTGCTGGGATTTAAATCTTATTCCGATAATGTTCCGGTTACCGAGGTCGCGCTTCAACCCGGCGACCGTCTGCTATTTTATACGGATGGTATCACCGATCGCGTCAGCGAGACACAGGAGCTCTACGGAACAAACCGCCTGTTACACCAATTCGGGGCTGCCGTCTCCGAGGACCCGGCAGCCGTCCTCAAAGGGATTGTCGATGACCTGTCACAATTCGCGGGGGGTCGCCCGGCAGACGACGACCAAGCGATGTTGATGATCGTCGCCGAATGAGCACCAATACTCTTGAAGTATCCTTCAAGAAGCGTGATTCACGGGAAACCCTTTGCATGAAAATGCCGGGATCAGTTCGGCGGAAAGGAATAGGATGCGGCCTTGAAACCAACCAAGAAAACGAAAACAAGCAAGACGGCTGCAAGGAAGCAGGAGGCCAAAGATGGCTCGGTTCCTGTCAAAATCAACGATGTTTCCTTAACAGAGCTGCTCGATATTGAACAACTGAACCCGATCCTGAATGACTTTTGCAACGCGGTCGGGATTGCCGCAGCAATAATAGATCTTGAGGGGAATATCCTTGTTTGCGCTCACTGGCAGCGCATTTGTACCGCTTTCCACCGGGTTGACAAGCGAACGCGCGCGCGCTGTATCGAAAGTGATACCAAGCTCTCTGCAACGCTGAAAGAAGGCAAGCAATTTTCGATTTACCACTGCAAGAACGGCTTAACCGACGCCGCTTCGCCGATCATCATCAAAGGGGAGCATGTGGCCAATGTTTTTGTGGGACAGTTTCTCCTGGCCAAACCTGACAACACCTATTTTAAAAAGCAGGCTCTGGAATTCGGCTTCGATACGGCGGATTACTTGAAGGCGCTCGATGAAGTGCCGATCGTCCCTCAAGAAAAACTGCCCGCTATTCTCGGGTTTCTGACAGGTTTCACCCGCCTCGTAGCATCTCTAAGCCTTGAGCGGATCAAAGCCACAACAGCTGAAACTACCTGCAAACTCAGTCAGGAAAACTCGAAACAGGCCAAAACGGAATTGATGCGTTATAAGGCGCATCTGGAAAAACTGGTGGCGGATAGAACTGAGGCACTCGAGCATTCCGAGCAATACAGCCGACTTATCCTGCAATCGGTGGCAGAAGGGATTATCGGAACAGATGTGAAAGGCCACTGCACCTATGCCAATGAAGCCGCGCTAAAAATGCTCGGGTATTCCTTCGACGAAATATTCGGCCACTCCATGCACGACTTATTCCACCATTCGAATGCTGACGGCTCACCGCACCTGCAGAAGGAATGCCCGATTTATTTTGCCTATACGCAGGGAATAACCAGCTTTCGCAGGGACGAGGTGTTTTGGCGCAAGGACGGTTCGTTTTTTGATATTTCCTACACCAGCGTGCCTCAGCGTAAAGGCAATACAATTATCGGCGCCATCGTGGTGTTCCGAGACATCACCAACCGAAAAAGAGCCGAGGATGCCTTACAGGAGAGTGAATATCATCTTAAAACCATTCTGGCGACGACGAATGAAGGGTTTTGGTGGGTTAATAATGACGGGCGTACCGTGGACCTCAATAACGCTTTGTGCAAATTTTTAGGCAGATCACGTGAAGATATTCTGGGCCGGACGCCCTTTGAATTTCTGGACCAGGAAAATACCGCGATCTTGAAGGAGCAGTTTAAACGCAGGGCTCTCGGTGAAACCAGCATCTATGAGCTCGCCCTCAGCCGGCCGGATGGTTCAAAGGTGTCATGCCTGTTTCACGCAACCCCGCTTTATAATAAAAATGGAATAAAAACAGGCTCTTTTGCCATGATTGCGGATATCACCCATCTCAAAAATATGGAAAAGGAACTCATCATCGCCCGGAACAAGGCAGAGAATGCTACCCGGGCAAAAAGTGATTTTCTGGCGAACATGAGCCACGAGATCCGCACCCCCATGAACGCTGTCCTGGGGATGATACATCTGGCACTCAAGACGGACTTAACACCGAAACAAAGAGACTACCTCAACAAGATTCAAATTTCTTCCAACGCTCTTATGGGCGTCATCAACGACATTTTGGATTTCTCCAAGATCGAGGCCGGAAAACTGAGCATGGAGTCTATCAGCTTCAATCTGGATGAAGTCCTGGACAACCTGGCCACTCAGATTACGATCAAGGCTCAGGAAAAAGAAGGGATCGAGGTTTTATTCCGCTCCGAAGCCAATGTACCCCGCTATCTGGTGGGAGATCCCCTACGGTTAAATCAAATTTTAGTCAACCTGGCCAACAACGCCATTAAATTTACCGAGCGTGGCGAAATCGTGATTTCTATCGAATTGGTCAGTCTGACCGGGAAAACCGCGGTAATCAAATTCGCCGTTTCCGATACGGGCATCGGTATGACAAAGGAACATATGGCGCAATTATTCACGCCTTTCAGCCAGGCAGACACCTCTATCACCCGCAAGTATGGCGGCACCGGGTTGGGTCTTAGCATCTGTCAACGACTCGTGGCGATGATGGGCGGCAAAATCTGGGTGGAGAGCACGCTTGGGGTCGGCAGCACATTCTTTTTTACCGCCGTTTTCAGCACCGACCATGACGCAAGCAAAGGCCACCACGTTCTACCGCCCAGCCTGAGAGGCATCAAAGCGCTGGTTGTGGATGACAACCCGACATCCCAAGAAATTTTTCAATCGATGCTGGAATCTTTCTCCTTCGAAGTTACCCTGGCGGCTTCCGGCGAAGAAGCCTTGCAGGAAATAGAAAAGTCCATCGGGGCACAACCCTACGACCTGGTGGTGATGGATTGGAAGATGTCGGGTATCGACGGTATAGAGACCTCGAAACGGATCAAGTACAATCCAAGGTTGACCAAGGTTCCGCTCATTGTTCTGGTAAGTGCCTATGGACGAGAAGAAATCATGTGGAAAGCCAAGGCGGCCGGACTCGATAGTTTCCTGATCAAACCGATAAGCCCATCGGTGATGTTCGATACCATCATGAACACCTTAGCCAAGGATACCTCGAAGGCACTGCAACCGGTTGATGAAAAAGAACAGACGTCAGAAACACTAAAGGCGCTTGAAGGCGCCCGGGTCCTGATTGTTGAAGACAGCGAGATCAACCAGCAGGTCGAGATGGAAATCCTTGCCGCTGCGGGGGTTATCGTGTCCCTGGCCAACAACGGCCAAGAGGCCGTGGATATGGTGCGGGAGAATCACTTCGATGCCCTGCTGATGGATGTTCAGATGCCGGTAATGGACGGCTACACAGCCACCCGAATCATCCGCCGAGATACACGGTTCAAGGATCTGCCCATCATCGCCATGACCGCGCATGCGATGGCGGGCGACCATGAAAAGAGTATCGAAGCCGGAATGAACGATCATGTTACCAAACCCATCAATCCATCGCAACTCTACACAATCCTGAATAAATGGATTACAGCCGCTCCCCGCCCCGGTAGGAGCAAACAAGCACCGAAAGCAATTCCGCAGAAGCCAGCCGCCAACATCCATGACGATTTCGCCCCGACATCCACTGAGGGGCAGCCGTTTCCAGCTTCTCTGGATGGATTTGATCTTTCAAACGGGTTGCAACGCCTGCAGGGGAATAAAGCCCTTTACCTTAAGCTCTTGATGAGTTTTGCGGCCAAGTATACGCAAAAGGCCGGTGACATCCGGAATGCACTGAATAACCGGGATTACGATAATGCCCATCGAATGATACACGACATTAAAGGATTGGCAGGCAACCTGGCGGCGCTTCAACTTCACGCCGCAGCCACGAACCTGGAAAAACTGGTCAAACAGGCGGACAAAAAGGATCCACCTTCCCCGGATGCCGTCACCCAAGCCCTTGTCACCTTCGAAACGCTGATGAACCAGGCGTTGCGATCCGCCAACAGTCTGGGATCATTTACAGTAAAGCCAACCCCCATGCCATCGCTTGAATCGACAGGAAAACTGCCGCCGGATCTGGCCAAAGAGGCCGCCGGGCGCTTGCGTGAAGCCGCCGAAATGGGGGATGTGTCAGGGCTGACAGTAATTGCCCAAGAGATGGCCGCACGCTCAAAGAACTTTGCTCCCTATCTGGGCAGCATCACTCAATTGGCAGACGATTTCGATTTTGAAGGCATTCTGAGGCTGGCCCATGATCTGGAAAAAATTCAGGGCGAATAGCTTTTTCCTATTCGATGCCCGACATATAAAAAACCGGACCCTCTAAAAAGAAGGCCCGGTTCCATCTATTCCGTTTTGCCCCTGCCGCAAACACCGCAGGGCTGCGGTCAGTTTGTTATTGAATCGCTTTCCACTTTCATTCCGTCGCCGGGGAATAAAACTTTCCCGTCATGATCTCTGTTGCGGGGTCATGTTATTGTCTGCAACTTTACCCAAAATAACCTCCCCAAAATAACCTCATCGTTTCACATCGCCTGTTTAAAAAGATGCGCAGGAAACCCTGATGAACCCCGCAATCTGTTCCCTTCCCTTTTGGCCGGTTATAAGCTTAGTTGGTCGGATTAAATTGAACCCTTCTGTTTTTGGCTCTGCCTTCTTCCGTATTATTGGTATCAACCGGATTGGAAAAACCAAAGCCCTTAATGGAAAGCCGTTCTTTTGCAATGCCTTTGGAGACCAGGTAATTCATTACCGACATGGCTCTTTCTTCAGAAAGCTTCTGATTGTATTTCTGGGATCCGATATTGTCCGTATGTCCTTGAACTTCTACATTCATGGCCGGCTGGCTGTTCAGATAATCCACCGTTTCATCCAGACACGGATAATACATGGGCTTGATATCCGATTTATTAAAATCGAAATTAAGGCCTTTACACACCCAGCATCCGGCCTCATTGACCTTCACACCCTTTGGCGTATTGGGGCATTTGTCCAGATAATCGGGAACACCGTCGCCATCGCTGTCCAATGGGCAGCCAAAACTATCCACTTTTACCCCCCTTGGGGTGTCCGGGCATTTGTCCTTGCTGTCAACAACACCGTCTCCGTCACTATCAGCCTCTACAACAGGAGGCGCAGGCGCAGGCGCTGGTGGCGGGGGCTCAACAGCGGCCATTGGCGTCTTGCCGCCGAATTGAAAACTCACACCCGCGGTGTAAAGGAGATTGTTGTATCTATCGCCCCCGTCGAAATCCAGAACATGACGCACATCCAATCTCAGAGCGACGGCTTCATTCAAAAAATATTTGATGCCCGCCCCGTAGTCGGCTGCAAAGTCCTTGTCACTGCTGCTGCCATCGGGGTCAAATGTAAAACCGCCGACACCGAATGCAACAAAAGGGACCAGTTTTTCTGTGGGCCTAAAGTGATACAGCGCGTCCAGACGATAGAGATAAACGTTCAGATCTTCGTTCAAATCGTCATCAAATTTCGTGGCTGCAAAATTGAAGGCGGCCTCTGCGGCCCAGTTTTCGGTAAAGTGATACCCCAGGTTGATCCCGTAGGTGAAATCATCTTCAATATCTTGATTTCCCTCAAACATATAGCCTCCGACAACCGGAGAAAGGCTGACAGAGCCCGCTTTGACTTGCGCATCCGCGTTAGTTGCTGCCAATTGGAACAAAACGACCAAAAAAATGGCCATAACTGATCTTACACTTCTCATTTTTTCCTCCTTGAATAAGATTACTTTTGAACGGCAAAGGTCCTTACATTGAAATGTTGCTTTAAGTTGAGCTGGTGAAGAATCGGATTAAGGGTTAATTGGGCAAATACTTTTACTTGATAGTGCTATCGGAAGCGATTGTCAAGGGATGAATCGATCTTTTTATCAAGCAACTGGTCGATATATCAGCATGTTAGACCGAAAATAACTGATGTGAACATTTATAAATAATTCTTTCTCATCATAGACGAACCAATGTCGTTCTTAATCTCTGTCTACTTACTTATATATGTATAATCAGCGTGTTAAATTGTTGTAAGGTCACTAACTACAATACCTTTCATGACTGTTTCATACCGGAAATCGGGCAGGTTGCCCGCCGGGCAAGCTTCTTACGGCGTTGCATCGAAGGGTATCTCACTCCGCCCGAAGCGCTTCCACCGGGTCCAGCCCGGCTGCACGTCTTGCGGGCAACACACCTGCCATAAGCCCGATAGCGGCTGAAAGCCCTTCGGCATAAAGCGCATAGATCCAGGGGGTGTGCGTGGGAAGCGCGGGGACGAACAGTTCTAAAAGCCAGGCGCCGCCGGCCCCCATGATCAGGCCCGCCAGGCCGCCGATGCCTGCCAGCACCACCGCCTCGCCGATAAATAGATAAAGAATTTGGTTTTTTCCCGCGCCGATGGCCCGAAGCAGGCCGATTTCGCTGGTTCGTTCATGCACTGCGATGGTCATGATGGTTAAAATCCCCACACCGCCCACCAGAAGTGATATGGCTCCCAACGCGCCAACCGCCAATGTGAGGACACCCAAAATGGACCCCAGCACCTCAAGCATCTGCTCTTGCGTGGTTACGGTAAAGTCTTCCGAACCGTGCCGGTCCTTGAGCAGTTTTTTAACTCTTTTGGCGATGGTTTCGGAAGCGATGCCCGCCTGATACAGAATGTCGATTTCCATCAGGCTTTCCACATTAAAAAGGCTCATGGCCCTGGCCGTGGGAATGTAGACGGCGTCATCCAGGTCAAAACCGAGCATCTGGCCCTTGGATTCCATCACGCCGATCACCCGGTAGCGCTCTCCGCCGATTCTTACGAACCGGCCCAGCGCACCCGCGCCCCGAAAGAGCTCATCCTGAACTTTACTTCCCAGCACGACAAAGGCCCTGGCCGCCCATTGATCATCCGCCGGCAGGAAACGCCCCTTTGCGATATTAAATTGCCATACAAGCGTGGCGGACGACCCCACGCCGAAAACAAAGGTGCGCCTGCGCCGCTTTTCAAACTCCACGGCCGCATTGCCCTGAACCACCGATACCGTATCGATAACACCGGGGATGCGTTTGATCGCCACCTCATCGGCAATGCTTAACGGCCGAATGTTGTTGATCAAGGCGCCGGACATGCCCGTGGTGGTCGCTTTGCCCGGGTTAATGCCGATCAGATTGGTGCCGAACTGCGTAAACTCGGAGAGCACGAACCGATGCACCCCTTCTCCGATCGATGTCAGCAGCACGACCGAGGCAATCCCGACCGAAATCCCGAGAATCGTGAGAAAACTTCGCATTCGCTGATCCGTCAGCGAACTTAAGGAAATTTTGATGACATCCTGAAAACGCATTTTGTCAGCCGAATCACCTTCTTGAAAGCGATAACACCGGATCCAGGGCCGCCGCACGCCGAGCCGGCAAGACACCGAAAATAAGACCGGTGACGATGGCAACACCCACGGCCGCGCCCAGCGCCCAGAGCGGCACGGAGAGCGGGAAGGCCGGAAAAATTTTCACGAGCGCCCACTTTCCGGCGCCGGCCAGCAAGAGCCCGAAAAACGCACCGATTACCGAAAGAATCGCCGATTCCGCCAGAAAAATGACCATGACACGGCCGTTCGGAGCGCCGAGCGCCTTTAGCAGCCCGACTTCCGCCGTCCGTTGGGAAACCGCAATAAGCATGACATTCATGATCAAAATGCCGGCCACCCCGAGGCTGATGGCGGCGATGCCGGCAACCGTCAGGGTCAGGGCGGTAAAAATTCTATCAAAGGTCGACAAGACGGCATCCTGAGTGATCACCGTGATATCGTCTTCGCCGTCGTGGCGTTCCCGAATGATTTTTTTGATCGCTTCCTTGGCAGGCTCGATGGCGTCCCGATTCTTGGCCTGAACCGTGATGCGAAATAATCCCTCCGTATTGAAAAGGGCTTGCGCCGATGCCACTGGGATCACCACTATATCCCCCATATCAAGCCCTACGGCTTCCCCTTTTTTGGCCATCACGCCAGTCACCTGAAACCGCCGGTCTCCGATACGAATGCGCTCGCCCAGCGGGGTGTTGTTTCCGAACAATTCCTGCTTGATTTTATACCCCAGCACGCAAACGGACTCGCCCCGTGTCGGGTCTCCGGTCGGCAAAAAACGCCCTTGCGCCATGGAAATTTGGCGAATGTCCGATAAAGCCGGGGTCGAGCCCAGAATCGTGACCTCCCGGTCCCGTCCGCTCCAGGCGACGGGGGCGGCCCCCATCACAACCGGCGCCACATATCGAATAAGCGAAGAGCGCTGCAAGGCCATTGCGTCCACCAGGGTCAGATCCCTGGGCGTAATTCCCAGCAGCGGCGGCGGGCCGCCGACCGTTTCTGAGCGACCCGGCAAGATAATGATCAGATGCGTTCCCAGGGAGGAAAATTCATTGATCACATACCGGCGCGCCCCTTCACCCAAGGTGGAAAGAAGCACCACGGAGCCCACGCCGATGGCCATGGCAAGGAGCATCAGCAGGGTTCGGGTCGGGTACCCGGCCGCGGCGCGAAAGACAAATCGGAAGATATCGTTTGGTTTCATGGGGGAGGGTGACCTGCCGCACCGGTCAGGCTATCGGTTGTGATTCGACCGTCATCCATCAGAATTTGCCGTTTCGCCCGATGGCCCAATGCCGGATCATGGGTCACCATGAGCAGGGTGATTCCCTCCCGGTTAAGCGATTCAAGAATATCGATGACATCCTGGCCGGACGCCCGATCCAGGTTTCCCGTGGGCTCATCGGCCAGCAGCAGGCGGGGCCGCATGATGGTCGCCCTGGCAATGGCCACCCGCTGGCGCTGGCCGCCCGAGAGCTGATCCGGCCGGTGCTGGGCACGGTGGGTCAGCCCGAAGGCTTCCAGTGCCTCGCCAACGCGCTTTTTCCGCTCCTTTGCATCCATGCCGGCAAGCACCATGGGCAGTTCGATATTTTCACCCGCCGTCATTCGCGGCACGAGGTGAAAAAACTGAAAGACAAAGCCGATTTTATGGCAGCGAAGGTCGGCCAGGTTCTTATCCGTGAGCGATGTCGTATTCAGATCGTCCAACAGATAGGTGCCGCTGTCCGGCCGATCGAGTAGGCCGATCATGTTCAGCAACGTGGATTTGCCGGACCCGGAGGGCCCCATGATCGCGACATACTCACCGGCCTCAACGCTTAAGTTCACCTCCCGCAAGGCATGCACGGTCTCATCGCCGACCTGAAATTCTCTTTGAACCGTTGAGAGCCGAATCACGGGGTCGCCTCCTGTGAAAGCGCTGCGGCTACGCCGTCTTTAATGCCCTGCCGATCCACATTGACGACAACGGATTGACCCTCCCGAAGACCTGAGAGAATCTCCGTAAAGGCCCAATTGGATAAACCGGTTTTTACGGCGACTTCCCGAATGATTTTCTCAGCCGGGACAAAAACGAACACCTTTTTACCGTCCAGAATCGCTTCGGTGGGAATCCGTAAGGTGTCTTTTTTAACCGCCAGAATAATTTCGACATCCGCGCTGTAACCCGCCAGAAGGTGCGAGATATCCTCAGGGGTTAAAAAGGATGCCTCCACGTCCACGGTCCTGGCCTGTTTTTCCAGATCCAGCACATAAGGGGCAATACGGCGCACGTGGCCCTCAAAGCGTTTGTCCTTAAAGGCATCCAGCGTGATGCGGGTGGGCATGCCGACTTGAACGCCCGCGGCATCCACTTCGTCAATGGGCGCCGTCACATAAAAGCAGTTATTTTCGATCAGATCCACCGTGGGCAGCGTGGGCACGCCGACCGGCGAGGGCGTGACGTATTCGTTCAACTCCCCTGTGATTTCCGCCACCACACCGTCAAACGGCGCATAAAGGCGGGTTCTGTTCAGGGTCGCCTTGGCAACATCGATACGGGCATTGCTCATGGCTACAGAAGCCCGTGCCGATTCACACTGCGCGCGAAGGGCTTTGGCCTGAGTAACGGCGCGATCGGCGTTTTCTTCGGACACGGTCCTTGAGGGCAGCAGTTTTTGGGCGCGATCGGCATTCCGTTGCGCGACTTCAGCATTGAGGCATGTGGCTTTCGCCGTTGCTTCGGCTGCGGTTGCCTCTCGCTGCGCCAATTCCAGTTGCGCGGATAAGTCCTCATTCCAGACTTCGAGCAGCAATTGCCCGGCGGTTACCTTATCGCCCTCTTTTACAGGCAATTTCGAAATCTGACCGCCGATGCTGGGGGTCAGGCGCGCCCTTCTGCACGCTTTCACGGTGCCTGCGCGGGTATTGGCCACGGTTTTTTCCACCGTCCCCCGAACGACCGGTTTGACAATTACGTCGATGGGCTTGG from the Desulfobacterales bacterium genome contains:
- a CDS encoding response regulator, which produces MKPTKKTKTSKTAARKQEAKDGSVPVKINDVSLTELLDIEQLNPILNDFCNAVGIAAAIIDLEGNILVCAHWQRICTAFHRVDKRTRARCIESDTKLSATLKEGKQFSIYHCKNGLTDAASPIIIKGEHVANVFVGQFLLAKPDNTYFKKQALEFGFDTADYLKALDEVPIVPQEKLPAILGFLTGFTRLVASLSLERIKATTAETTCKLSQENSKQAKTELMRYKAHLEKLVADRTEALEHSEQYSRLILQSVAEGIIGTDVKGHCTYANEAALKMLGYSFDEIFGHSMHDLFHHSNADGSPHLQKECPIYFAYTQGITSFRRDEVFWRKDGSFFDISYTSVPQRKGNTIIGAIVVFRDITNRKRAEDALQESEYHLKTILATTNEGFWWVNNDGRTVDLNNALCKFLGRSREDILGRTPFEFLDQENTAILKEQFKRRALGETSIYELALSRPDGSKVSCLFHATPLYNKNGIKTGSFAMIADITHLKNMEKELIIARNKAENATRAKSDFLANMSHEIRTPMNAVLGMIHLALKTDLTPKQRDYLNKIQISSNALMGVINDILDFSKIEAGKLSMESISFNLDEVLDNLATQITIKAQEKEGIEVLFRSEANVPRYLVGDPLRLNQILVNLANNAIKFTERGEIVISIELVSLTGKTAVIKFAVSDTGIGMTKEHMAQLFTPFSQADTSITRKYGGTGLGLSICQRLVAMMGGKIWVESTLGVGSTFFFTAVFSTDHDASKGHHVLPPSLRGIKALVVDDNPTSQEIFQSMLESFSFEVTLAASGEEALQEIEKSIGAQPYDLVVMDWKMSGIDGIETSKRIKYNPRLTKVPLIVLVSAYGREEIMWKAKAAGLDSFLIKPISPSVMFDTIMNTLAKDTSKALQPVDEKEQTSETLKALEGARVLIVEDSEINQQVEMEILAAAGVIVSLANNGQEAVDMVRENHFDALLMDVQMPVMDGYTATRIIRRDTRFKDLPIIAMTAHAMAGDHEKSIEAGMNDHVTKPINPSQLYTILNKWITAAPRPGRSKQAPKAIPQKPAANIHDDFAPTSTEGQPFPASLDGFDLSNGLQRLQGNKALYLKLLMSFAAKYTQKAGDIRNALNNRDYDNAHRMIHDIKGLAGNLAALQLHAAATNLEKLVKQADKKDPPSPDAVTQALVTFETLMNQALRSANSLGSFTVKPTPMPSLESTGKLPPDLAKEAAGRLREAAEMGDVSGLTVIAQEMAARSKNFAPYLGSITQLADDFDFEGILRLAHDLEKIQGE
- a CDS encoding SpoIIE family protein phosphatase, which gives rise to MDKIKESILLVDDQPANLQVLIHTLERLGCKLLVAKNGKAALAIAQKARPDLILLDIMMPGINGFEVCRQLKENPDTQKIPVIFLSALDETGDKVHGLQLGAVDYVAKPFQPEEIIARVNTHLTIQRLSREVQRQKDELEHELQIVSQLQRNLLPEHLPQVDGLKLAVHYEPCRYTGGDYYDVLKLPNGLLAILMADVEGHSAPATVMMAITCALFRSCPTCHTNPDQLLSCINENLCKVNMESFVSAIYAVYDPRCRKLKIARAGHPLPILYRPSEKKTTEIPCDGVFLLGFKSYSDNVPVTEVALQPGDRLLFYTDGITDRVSETQELYGTNRLLHQFGAAVSEDPAAVLKGIVDDLSQFAGGRPADDDQAMLMIVAE
- a CDS encoding ABC transporter ATP-binding protein: MIRLSTVQREFQVGDETVHALREVNLSVEAGEYVAIMGPSGSGKSTLLNMIGLLDRPDSGTYLLDDLNTTSLTDKNLADLRCHKIGFVFQFFHLVPRMTAGENIELPMVLAGMDAKERKKRVGEALEAFGLTHRAQHRPDQLSGGQRQRVAIARATIMRPRLLLADEPTGNLDRASGQDVIDILESLNREGITLLMVTHDPALGHRAKRQILMDDGRITTDSLTGAAGHPPP
- a CDS encoding ABC transporter permease; the protein is MRFQDVIKISLSSLTDQRMRSFLTILGISVGIASVVLLTSIGEGVHRFVLSEFTQFGTNLIGINPGKATTTGMSGALINNIRPLSIADEVAIKRIPGVIDTVSVVQGNAAVEFEKRRRRTFVFGVGSSATLVWQFNIAKGRFLPADDQWAARAFVVLGSKVQDELFRGAGALGRFVRIGGERYRVIGVMESKGQMLGFDLDDAVYIPTARAMSLFNVESLMEIDILYQAGIASETIAKRVKKLLKDRHGSEDFTVTTQEQMLEVLGSILGVLTLAVGALGAISLLVGGVGILTIMTIAVHERTSEIGLLRAIGAGKNQILYLFIGEAVVLAGIGGLAGLIMGAGGAWLLELFVPALPTHTPWIYALYAEGLSAAIGLMAGVLPARRAAGLDPVEALRAE
- a CDS encoding OmpA family protein, producing the protein MRSVRSVMAIFLVVLFQLAATNADAQVKAGSVSLSPVVGGYMFEGNQDIEDDFTYGINLGYHFTENWAAEAAFNFAATKFDDDLNEDLNVYLYRLDALYHFRPTEKLVPFVAFGVGGFTFDPDGSSSDKDFAADYGAGIKYFLNEAVALRLDVRHVLDFDGGDRYNNLLYTAGVSFQFGGKTPMAAVEPPPPAPAPAPPVVEADSDGDGVVDSKDKCPDTPRGVKVDSFGCPLDSDGDGVPDYLDKCPNTPKGVKVNEAGCWVCKGLNFDFNKSDIKPMYYPCLDETVDYLNSQPAMNVEVQGHTDNIGSQKYNQKLSEERAMSVMNYLVSKGIAKERLSIKGFGFSNPVDTNNTEEGRAKNRRVQFNPTN
- a CDS encoding ABC transporter permease, producing MKPNDIFRFVFRAAAGYPTRTLLMLLAMAIGVGSVVLLSTLGEGARRYVINEFSSLGTHLIIILPGRSETVGGPPPLLGITPRDLTLVDAMALQRSSLIRYVAPVVMGAAPVAWSGRDREVTILGSTPALSDIRQISMAQGRFLPTGDPTRGESVCVLGYKIKQELFGNNTPLGERIRIGDRRFQVTGVMAKKGEAVGLDMGDIVVIPVASAQALFNTEGLFRITVQAKNRDAIEPAKEAIKKIIRERHDGEDDITVITQDAVLSTFDRIFTALTLTVAGIAAISLGVAGILIMNVMLIAVSQRTAEVGLLKALGAPNGRVMVIFLAESAILSVIGAFFGLLLAGAGKWALVKIFPAFPLSVPLWALGAAVGVAIVTGLIFGVLPARRAAALDPVLSLSRR